The sequence TGATTGCCCCGGAAGTGGCGAATGCGCCTGAAGCGACAAACCGGACACGGTTTCGGCGGTGCTGTGAGCGCCGTCGCTACCTCCCAGTAGTCTCCGCGCTGACCTGGAAGTTCTTGAGCTGAAGGAGCCGTGGATGACGCTGGCCGGGACGCGCTCGTCCAAGCGTGAGCGCTGGGGCTGGTATTTCTACGACTGGGCGAATTCGCCGTTCTATTCGTCGTCGACGACGGTGTTCGGCGCGCTGTCGATGAGCGGGATCGCGGCGGCGGACGCGAAGACGAACTTCACCCTTAACGGGGACCGCCCGTGCGTCGACGCGGCGGGCAAGGCGGACACGCTGCACCACTGCGACGTGACGTTGTTCGGGCTGCATTTCCCGGCCGGTTCGGTGTGGGGCTACCTGCTGTCGGTGGCGACGGTGGTGCAGGTGCTGGTGCTGCCGATCGCGGGCGCGGTGGCCGACCGCAGCCACAACAAGCGGCGGATCCTGGGCGGGTTCGCCTTCCTGGGTGCGGCGGCCGCGGCGGCGATGTTCTTCCTCGCGGGGTCGGACTGGCAGCTGGGCATGGTGCTGTTCATCATCGCGAACATCGGTTACGGCGGTTCGCTGGTCGTCTACTACTCGTTCCTGGTCGACATCGGCGGGCCGGACGAGCGGGACGACATCTCGGCGAAGGGCTGGGCGTTCGGGTACCTGGGTGGCGGGCTGGCGCTGGCGCTGCAGCTGGGGTTCTACCTCGGGCACGACACGTTCGGCGTGAGCGAGGGCATGGCGGTGCAGATCTGCTTCCTGACCTCGGGGTTGTGGTGGGCGGCGTTCACCGTCCCGGCGGTGCGGGCGCTCCCCCGGCGGCACGAGCCGGTCGACGTCGTGCCGGGGAAGACGGTGTTGCGGGCGGGCTTCGCGGAGCTGCGGCAGACGCTGGTGTCGGCGAAGGCGTACCCGTTGACGCTGGCCTTCCTGGGCAGCTACCTGGTCTTCACCGACGGCATCAACACGGTGGTGACGGTGTCGGCGCAGTACGGCAAGGACGAGCTGGGCTTCGGCAACAGCGTGCTGATCGTGACGATCCTGGTGATCCAGTTCGTGGCGTACCTGGGCGGGACGCTGCACGGGCTGGTGGCGCGGCGGATCGGGGCGAAGCGGACGATCCTGGGCAGCCTGGTGCTGTGGGTGGTGGTGCTGGCGGGGGCATACTTCGTGCAGCCGAAGCAGATGCTGCAGTTCCTCGCGGTGGCGGTGGGGATCGGGCTGGTGCTCGGGGGAACGAACGCGCTGTCGCGGTCGTTGTTCAGCCAGATGATCCCGGCGGGCAAGGACGCCCAGTACTACTCGCTCTACGTCGTGGGCGAGCGCGGGACGTCGTGGCTGGGGCCGCTGGTGTTCGCCGGCGTCGGGCAGGCGACGGGGTCGTTCCGGCTGGCCATCGTGGCGCTGGTGGTCTTCTTCGCGGTGGGTCTGGTGCTGGTGTGGCTGGTGCCGGTGCGGCGGGCGATCGTGGCGGCGGGCAACACCCCGCCGGAGGTGCTCTAGGCCCCGATAGGGTCGGCTGTCGTGACCTTTGTGAACGACCGGGCCGCCGGCCCCGACCCCACGGACGCCCTGTCGTCGGTCCCCGCGGCCGGTTCGCGCCGCGGTACGCCGCCGGTGGGCAGGCTGAAGTTCTGCTACGGGCCGATGGACTGCGGGAAGTCGACGCTCGCGCTGCAGATCGACCACAATCACGCCCGGCAGGGCCGGCGGGGCCTGATCCTGGTGCGCCACGACCGTTCGGGCGCGCCGCAGATCTCCAGCCGGATCGGCCTGACGCGGCAGGCGGTGGAGGTCGTCGAGGACACCGACGTGCGGGACCTGGTCCGGCAGGAGTGGGCGCGCGGGCAGCACGTGGACTACGTCGTGGTGGACGAGGCGCAGTTCCTCTCCCCCGCCCAGGTCGACCAGCTGGCGGAGCTGGCCGACGAGGTGGAGATCGACGTGTACTGCTTCGGGATCGCGACGGACTTCCGGAGCCGGTTGTTCCCGGGTGCCGCTCGTCTGTTCGAACTGGCGGACGAGTTGCAGCCGGTTCAGGTGGAGGTGCTGTGCTGGTGCGGGCTGCCCGGGCGGTTCAACGCGCGGGTGGTCGACGGCGAGGTCGTGCGCGAAGGCGATACCGTCGTGGTGGCAGATACCGAACAATCCGTAGTTGAAACTTCAGCTTCAGCACGTTTTGAGGCCGAATTCGCTACGGTGCGTTATCAGGTATTGTGTCGCCGCCACTTTCGATCGGGTGACTTGGGGCCGGTTACTGCTCATCACGGTCAGTTACGGTTGACCTGAGCTGTGCCCCAGTAGCCCATCCGGGGGATATCAGCACTAAGAAGGCCGTATTGACGTCACGCCGGAGCGCGAAACGCCTCCTACTAGAGGAAGCTGATGCCGGCGGGTGACGCAGCTCATCGTGAGCAACGACATGGCCGCCCGGGAATCCCCGGGGGCCCCGAGTCGTTGCATAGGGTGAGCATCACCCTGGCTCCACCCCGGAGCTGACTGAAAGGACCCCACTATGGCCGACCGTGTTCTTCGTGGAAGCCGGCTGGGAGCGGTCAGCTACGAGACCGACCGCAACCACGACCTCGCTCCACGCCGCACCGTGCGTTACGCATGCCCGAAGAACCACGAGTTCGAGGTGCCGTTCTCCGACGACGCCGAGATCCCGACGGTCTGGGAGTGCCGCCTGCACGGCAGCGAATCGGAGATCGTCGACGGTGGGCAGCCCGAGCAGAAGAAGGTCAAGCCGCCGCGCACCCACTGGGACATGCTGCTGGAACGGCGCACGATCCCCGAGCTCGAGGACCTGCTCAACGAACGTCTCGCCGAGCTGAAGGGCCGGCGGACCTCCCGGTCCGCGTAGTCCTGATCGGCCCGTAGCCACCGCTCCCACCACAACGGAAAGGCCCCCGCGACCTCCCCCCGCGGGGGCCTTTCGCCTACCCGGCGGCAGGTGACCCGAGTGCGGCCCTGTCGGCCGCGCCGACTCACTTTGCCGGGCCGCGGCCTCCGGAGGTCTTGAATGAGTCATTCAGGACCTCCGGTGAC is a genomic window of Amycolatopsis lexingtonensis containing:
- a CDS encoding RNA polymerase-binding protein RbpA, with the translated sequence MADRVLRGSRLGAVSYETDRNHDLAPRRTVRYACPKNHEFEVPFSDDAEIPTVWECRLHGSESEIVDGGQPEQKKVKPPRTHWDMLLERRTIPELEDLLNERLAELKGRRTSRSA
- a CDS encoding thymidine kinase, with translation MTFVNDRAAGPDPTDALSSVPAAGSRRGTPPVGRLKFCYGPMDCGKSTLALQIDHNHARQGRRGLILVRHDRSGAPQISSRIGLTRQAVEVVEDTDVRDLVRQEWARGQHVDYVVVDEAQFLSPAQVDQLAELADEVEIDVYCFGIATDFRSRLFPGAARLFELADELQPVQVEVLCWCGLPGRFNARVVDGEVVREGDTVVVADTEQSVVETSASARFEAEFATVRYQVLCRRHFRSGDLGPVTAHHGQLRLT
- a CDS encoding MFS transporter — translated: MTLAGTRSSKRERWGWYFYDWANSPFYSSSTTVFGALSMSGIAAADAKTNFTLNGDRPCVDAAGKADTLHHCDVTLFGLHFPAGSVWGYLLSVATVVQVLVLPIAGAVADRSHNKRRILGGFAFLGAAAAAAMFFLAGSDWQLGMVLFIIANIGYGGSLVVYYSFLVDIGGPDERDDISAKGWAFGYLGGGLALALQLGFYLGHDTFGVSEGMAVQICFLTSGLWWAAFTVPAVRALPRRHEPVDVVPGKTVLRAGFAELRQTLVSAKAYPLTLAFLGSYLVFTDGINTVVTVSAQYGKDELGFGNSVLIVTILVIQFVAYLGGTLHGLVARRIGAKRTILGSLVLWVVVLAGAYFVQPKQMLQFLAVAVGIGLVLGGTNALSRSLFSQMIPAGKDAQYYSLYVVGERGTSWLGPLVFAGVGQATGSFRLAIVALVVFFAVGLVLVWLVPVRRAIVAAGNTPPEVL